A stretch of Leptospira perdikensis DNA encodes these proteins:
- a CDS encoding HDOD domain-containing protein, protein MATVEEYLSQIKDLTIVPPVLLSVLSLDDDNELSFGELEKKVQSDQVLVARLLKLANSPFFSRGNPVANMKQVITRLGFKTVRSMVAMSMTDSLFSQGNYKKFRDEVWDHSVAKGIFAQILCEEKKFKKEAELAITCGLMQDLGRIVLNTIDRTKYVEVLTEFQTSDSTLISLEKKSFGVDSYEMGSAAAKLWKMPDIILSSIEDLSKPVAEQTPLGQIIGFAGVIAKLTGHGKQEPGTVEKFEEYKLALNLEIEDQKVFLTAKDEKLKTNELYQFCSTL, encoded by the coding sequence ATGGCTACAGTTGAAGAATACCTTTCCCAAATCAAAGACCTGACGATTGTACCGCCGGTCTTACTTTCCGTACTTTCACTAGATGACGACAATGAACTTTCCTTTGGAGAGTTAGAAAAAAAAGTCCAATCCGATCAGGTGCTTGTAGCAAGACTTTTGAAACTTGCCAACTCACCGTTTTTCTCTAGAGGAAATCCTGTGGCCAATATGAAACAGGTCATTACTCGCCTAGGATTTAAAACGGTTCGAAGTATGGTCGCGATGTCGATGACTGACTCACTTTTTAGCCAAGGAAATTATAAAAAATTTCGTGATGAAGTTTGGGACCACTCGGTTGCCAAAGGTATTTTTGCCCAAATCCTCTGTGAAGAAAAGAAATTCAAAAAAGAGGCAGAACTCGCGATCACTTGTGGGCTTATGCAAGACCTTGGGAGAATTGTACTCAATACCATCGACAGAACCAAATACGTAGAAGTGCTCACGGAATTCCAAACTTCCGATTCCACTTTGATTTCTCTCGAGAAAAAATCTTTCGGAGTGGATTCTTACGAGATGGGAAGCGCTGCCGCCAAACTTTGGAAAATGCCAGACATCATCCTTTCGTCTATCGAAGATTTATCCAAACCTGTGGCAGAACAAACTCCCCTTGGCCAAATCATTGGTTTTGCTGGTGTAATTGCAAAGTTAACTGGTCACGGCAAACAAGAACCAGGCACAGTGGAAAAATTTGAAGAATACAAACTTGCCCTTAACCTTGAAATTGAAGACCAAAAAGTGTTTTTGACAGCTAAAGACGAAAAACTGAAAACAAATGAATTGTATCAGTTTTGTAGCACACTTTAA
- a CDS encoding proton-conducting transporter membrane subunit, producing MMKELFYLSGVLAFVVIFIVSVFAPTKGQTRIWLWSLLKIGFFGSLFYSWFTDNIVLKWILIEASTLFGALLISSSGTERSFHVGWKFLLINSYALGLAFLGIVILLFASTPLETLDFNSLKQGLVGQSGLLIETGILLTVYGYSGKLGLVPNHYWVGDTYAESPSQISSLIASFVPVSVVLAIRPLIQLEREINPHMINAANGILFIGVLTILYSTLILFAREDIRRISAKVALFHTGMLTLFLWLDVSDDVFYFLLSTTVLVKLLVFISMGILRMDAGKRNISQILETSSLSHKALYMYLLALLVAFVFPLSPVFVLDLKVIEIAINEKMFFLFLFPIIGAIFFFIALNKVLPLVRLPNRNFEPGVYGILQTRLVFFWFSFLFTVFVGTYGLTYLLAEHIWKR from the coding sequence ATGATGAAAGAATTGTTTTATCTCTCCGGGGTTCTTGCCTTTGTTGTTATTTTCATCGTTTCTGTGTTTGCACCAACAAAAGGTCAAACTAGGATTTGGTTGTGGAGTCTTTTGAAGATCGGATTTTTTGGTTCTTTATTTTACTCTTGGTTTACTGACAACATTGTTCTCAAATGGATTTTAATTGAGGCATCTACTTTATTTGGTGCATTGTTAATCTCTTCAAGTGGAACAGAAAGATCCTTTCATGTAGGTTGGAAGTTTTTGTTGATCAACTCATACGCTCTTGGGCTTGCATTTTTAGGGATTGTGATTCTTTTGTTTGCATCTACTCCTTTGGAAACTTTGGATTTTAATTCTCTGAAACAGGGGTTAGTTGGTCAAAGTGGGCTTTTGATTGAAACTGGAATTTTACTTACTGTTTACGGTTACAGTGGAAAACTCGGCCTTGTTCCTAACCATTATTGGGTAGGTGATACCTATGCAGAAAGTCCAAGTCAAATTTCTTCACTCATTGCTTCTTTTGTGCCAGTAAGTGTTGTTCTTGCCATTCGTCCTCTGATTCAATTGGAACGTGAAATTAATCCACATATGATTAATGCAGCGAACGGAATTCTTTTTATCGGAGTTTTGACCATCCTTTATTCGACTTTGATACTCTTTGCCCGTGAAGATATCCGAAGGATTTCTGCAAAAGTTGCTCTTTTTCATACAGGTATGTTGACCTTGTTTTTGTGGTTAGATGTATCGGATGATGTGTTTTACTTTCTTTTATCAACAACAGTTCTTGTGAAACTTCTTGTATTTATTTCGATGGGAATTTTGCGAATGGATGCTGGAAAAAGAAATATCTCTCAAATTTTAGAAACATCATCACTTAGTCATAAAGCATTGTATATGTATTTATTGGCATTATTAGTTGCCTTTGTGTTTCCACTTTCTCCGGTGTTTGTTTTGGATTTAAAAGTGATTGAGATAGCAATCAATGAAAAGATGTTTTTTTTGTTCCTGTTTCCTATCATCGGAGCTATCTTTTTCTTTATCGCACTAAACAAAGTATTACCTTTGGTTCGGTTACCAAATCGAAATTTTGAACCTGGTGTTTATGGAATTCTACAAACCCGTTTGGTATTCTTTTGGTTTAGTTTTTTATTCACCGTATTTGTTGGTACTTACGGTTTAACCTATTTATTGGCAGAACATATATGGAAAAGATAA
- a CDS encoding SpoIID/LytB domain-containing protein — protein sequence MKIQKSILFLIIAILGQIGCASVMVTNWAPEESNFKSKPVRVLLGYATEEETFKSTGEIIVRDANDLTIKKVYDFLSLNPTLLKAPISIQSNSEWIEYKGVSYRGTVILKPIDGKVYIINLVPIEAYLLSVVPSEVSASWPKEALKAQAICARTYVVREMLNRKKQEFDVDTSTNTQVYKGKNKEHKNTTDAVFETEGLILIHKGQPIQSFFHSNAGGYTEDPANVWGSPVEYLKPVPSEYDKDGDQYSWEEKWKPDFVNTNLQYLGVGEIQDILVASRFPSSRVNEMEIIGSSGSKKIKATEFRKKLGATKLKSTRFGIRKEESGDYFVKGLGSGHGVGMSQWGSFAMAKSQFSHREILQHYFKGIEFARIVAR from the coding sequence ATGAAGATTCAAAAATCGATTCTATTTTTGATTATCGCCATCTTAGGGCAAATCGGTTGTGCGAGTGTGATGGTAACCAACTGGGCACCAGAAGAATCTAATTTCAAATCTAAACCTGTTCGTGTTTTACTTGGTTATGCAACAGAGGAAGAAACATTTAAATCAACTGGTGAAATCATAGTGCGTGATGCCAATGATCTAACCATCAAAAAGGTTTACGATTTTTTATCTTTAAATCCAACTCTCCTAAAAGCTCCAATATCCATTCAAAGTAACTCAGAATGGATAGAATACAAAGGAGTGAGTTATCGTGGAACAGTAATCCTCAAACCTATCGATGGAAAAGTTTATATCATTAATTTAGTTCCGATTGAAGCCTACCTCTTGAGTGTAGTTCCTTCTGAGGTGAGTGCCTCATGGCCCAAAGAAGCACTCAAAGCCCAAGCTATTTGTGCTAGAACCTATGTCGTACGTGAGATGTTAAATCGCAAAAAACAAGAGTTTGATGTAGATACATCGACCAACACACAAGTATACAAAGGGAAAAACAAAGAACATAAAAATACAACGGATGCTGTTTTTGAAACGGAAGGCCTCATCCTCATTCATAAAGGACAACCGATTCAAAGTTTTTTCCACTCCAACGCGGGTGGATACACAGAAGACCCTGCCAATGTTTGGGGAAGTCCTGTAGAATATTTAAAACCTGTTCCTTCTGAATACGATAAAGATGGAGACCAATATTCTTGGGAAGAAAAATGGAAACCAGATTTTGTGAACACAAACTTACAATACTTAGGTGTTGGTGAGATCCAAGACATTTTAGTTGCGAGTCGTTTTCCTTCTTCTCGAGTGAATGAAATGGAAATCATCGGAAGTTCAGGATCCAAAAAAATCAAAGCCACAGAGTTTCGAAAAAAATTAGGCGCCACCAAATTAAAATCCACACGATTCGGAATTCGCAAAGAAGAGTCTGGTGATTATTTCGTCAAAGGGTTGGGTTCTGGTCATGGGGTGGGAATGTCCCAGTGGGGCAGTTTTGCAATGGCAAAAAGCCAATTCAGTCACAGGGAAATCCTACAACACTACTTCAAAGGAATCGAATTCGCAAGGATTGTCGCTAGATAG
- a CDS encoding adenylate/guanylate cyclase domain-containing protein: MVFSKRLFCLFQIFLIFTGFLSNLSAQVLLTNQILDLRSETSFGQSVHKWSFKPGDSPVITEAEEDDLYLDEENGQTKAIRFAHAQPILGESVRNGWISGFQIQTAWDKVRDGDGELYFPDFTQFMESYQGYAWYRTEIQISEEDIRSKFKSRNLTVRLGQISQADAVYWNGKFIGGTGLSLDTEMGAELEDKFLYSDKVRFYRIPFDQLKINEPNILAVRVYAKYPLSPGLSHDKFYVSSVKYSERAEYWNDFKKIFVIVLTLLLGSFYLYWQFLFRNEDEATIYFALGSIFMALNTLFQSQIIYSVIGDGFWIKKIEYVAWIGLVHLLFNFIVRFAHVRQGWIKITNRYIDIAGLLSIIVVLFSPNLLFLSKFFFNWSFVTILLGGALFYIIFLGRKIPSMGTVSLGFFAFVTLILNDIFVEMQWEWYPSHTYLKDYAFAAFSVSVALSIVKNMIDSRRLVEKQREEKDRLSRYFSPAVMETIVADNIKLGGEEKNIATLFSDIVGFTTFAEQNPPGVVLQSLNTIFESLSDLIFHYSATLDKFIGDAIMAFWGAPKQTELDAYHAVACAVDMQKKMEEINRDLGVPPGTFRLRIGVNFGEAIVGNIGSVKRMDYTVIGDAVNTAARLESHGIPGKVAVSEAAFLAAGGSEYIEYEDIKELTLKGKAEPVKVYFVTKVKPRPGI; encoded by the coding sequence ATGGTTTTTTCGAAAAGACTCTTTTGTTTATTTCAGATTTTCCTTATTTTTACGGGATTTCTCTCAAACCTTTCCGCGCAAGTTCTCCTCACCAACCAAATTTTGGATCTCAGGTCAGAGACTTCTTTTGGGCAATCGGTTCATAAATGGAGTTTCAAACCCGGAGACTCACCTGTGATCACGGAAGCCGAGGAAGATGATTTATACTTAGATGAAGAGAACGGACAAACCAAGGCTATACGATTTGCCCATGCCCAACCAATTTTGGGAGAATCGGTAAGGAATGGTTGGATCTCCGGATTCCAAATCCAAACGGCTTGGGATAAGGTCAGAGATGGGGATGGTGAATTGTATTTCCCTGATTTCACACAATTTATGGAATCTTATCAAGGTTATGCTTGGTATAGAACGGAAATTCAAATTTCAGAGGAAGACATTCGTTCTAAATTCAAATCAAGAAATTTAACGGTTCGGTTGGGGCAAATCAGTCAAGCGGATGCTGTTTATTGGAACGGGAAATTCATTGGTGGGACTGGGCTCTCTTTGGATACAGAGATGGGAGCTGAGTTAGAAGATAAATTTCTCTATAGTGATAAAGTTCGATTTTATCGAATCCCTTTTGACCAATTAAAAATCAATGAACCCAATATTCTTGCTGTTCGTGTGTATGCAAAATATCCATTGAGTCCGGGATTGTCTCACGATAAATTTTATGTATCTTCGGTCAAGTATTCGGAACGTGCGGAATATTGGAACGATTTTAAGAAGATATTTGTTATCGTACTCACCCTGTTACTTGGAAGTTTTTATTTATACTGGCAGTTTTTGTTTCGAAACGAAGACGAAGCTACCATTTATTTTGCGTTAGGTTCTATTTTTATGGCATTAAATACTTTGTTTCAAAGCCAAATTATATATTCCGTAATTGGAGATGGATTTTGGATTAAAAAAATAGAGTATGTTGCTTGGATTGGACTTGTTCATTTACTTTTTAACTTCATTGTTCGGTTTGCTCATGTGAGACAAGGTTGGATCAAAATTACCAATCGGTATATAGACATTGCAGGGCTTTTGTCTATTATTGTGGTTCTATTTTCTCCAAATCTTTTGTTTCTTTCTAAATTCTTTTTTAACTGGAGTTTTGTTACTATTCTATTGGGTGGTGCCCTTTTTTATATTATCTTTCTCGGAAGAAAAATTCCTTCTATGGGAACGGTTTCTCTTGGATTTTTCGCCTTCGTAACCCTTATCTTAAATGATATCTTTGTGGAAATGCAATGGGAATGGTATCCAAGCCACACCTATTTAAAGGACTATGCATTCGCAGCTTTTTCTGTTTCTGTCGCACTTTCGATTGTAAAAAACATGATCGATTCGAGAAGACTTGTGGAAAAACAACGAGAAGAAAAAGACAGACTTTCTCGGTATTTTTCACCAGCTGTAATGGAAACCATTGTAGCCGATAATATCAAGTTAGGTGGTGAGGAAAAAAATATTGCTACTTTATTTTCTGATATTGTTGGATTTACAACATTTGCTGAACAAAATCCTCCCGGTGTTGTACTTCAAAGTTTAAACACTATCTTTGAATCCTTATCCGATTTGATTTTTCATTATTCCGCAACTTTGGATAAGTTCATTGGTGATGCCATTATGGCTTTTTGGGGAGCCCCAAAACAAACGGAATTGGACGCTTATCATGCAGTTGCTTGTGCTGTGGATATGCAGAAAAAAATGGAAGAGATCAACCGTGATTTGGGAGTCCCTCCTGGTACTTTTCGTTTGAGGATTGGTGTTAATTTCGGGGAAGCCATTGTTGGTAACATTGGTTCGGTGAAACGAATGGACTATACAGTGATTGGAGATGCAGTCAACACAGCCGCCCGTTTAGAAAGTCATGGAATTCCAGGAAAAGTAGCCGTTTCAGAGGCGGCTTTTCTTGCGGCGGGTGGAAGTGAATATATTGAATATGAAGATATCAAAGAACTGACTTTGAAAGGAAAAGCAGAACCGGTCAAAGTATATTTTGTAACAAAGGTAAAACCAAGACCTGGGATTTGA
- a CDS encoding hydrogenase-4 subunit E: MEKITGITNFDGVYHQFVIRDQKMIREEVVSKKSNIDFLLDPQYPVWLVRHAFGQDVGIEDYSELKEDEYLSDNRGKNLSLHQKTGIVRDLAYHGLHVPFHEGTYSHAVGPIHAGIIEPGHFRFVVEGEVIRHLTIRLGFQHRAIREKLIGKSITEVMPLSEVISGDTSVGYATAFSKIYEEMYGIPVSKDTRLFRSFLVELERIAVHIGDLGGISEDIGYYPLYGVCVTDRGAALGLMETWTGNRFGKVAVRPGRVRTNKRITAKQAKDAFLNLKKVYFKRVRPQILRALSVSTLKERMQGCGFISELDVQKNGFLGMIARMAGVSDDLRIGHPDYPGWTALPLQEEHHHYNGDVWARMYIRYTEIEQSLNWIETHLNDLDWDSLWSEKDSAVGNQSWKEWKPKPGIYTAAVEAWRGPLLVSLDFDAEGFVKNSYIRDPSVLNWHALELAVRGEQVGDFPLNNKSFNLSYVGFDL; this comes from the coding sequence ATGGAAAAGATAACAGGCATTACTAATTTTGATGGTGTTTATCACCAGTTTGTCATCCGAGATCAGAAAATGATTCGGGAAGAAGTTGTATCTAAAAAAAGTAATATTGATTTTCTATTAGATCCCCAATATCCGGTTTGGCTTGTTCGTCATGCTTTTGGTCAGGATGTAGGAATTGAAGATTATTCTGAGTTGAAAGAAGATGAATACTTATCTGATAATAGAGGAAAAAATCTTTCCTTACATCAAAAAACAGGAATTGTCCGAGACTTGGCTTACCATGGATTACATGTTCCTTTTCATGAAGGTACGTATTCCCATGCAGTTGGTCCTATTCATGCAGGAATTATTGAGCCAGGACATTTCCGTTTTGTAGTTGAGGGTGAGGTGATTCGCCATCTTACCATTCGTTTGGGATTTCAACACAGAGCCATTCGAGAAAAGTTAATTGGGAAATCCATAACAGAAGTTATGCCTTTATCCGAAGTGATTTCTGGCGATACCAGTGTAGGTTATGCAACTGCTTTTAGCAAAATTTATGAAGAAATGTATGGTATTCCTGTTTCCAAGGATACCCGTTTGTTTCGTTCCTTTCTTGTTGAGTTGGAACGAATCGCTGTGCACATCGGAGATTTAGGTGGGATTTCTGAGGACATAGGTTATTACCCTCTTTATGGAGTCTGTGTGACAGATCGTGGGGCGGCCCTTGGTCTTATGGAAACATGGACTGGAAATCGGTTTGGAAAGGTGGCAGTCCGCCCAGGTAGAGTCCGAACAAATAAACGAATTACCGCAAAACAAGCAAAAGATGCTTTTTTGAATCTAAAAAAAGTTTATTTCAAACGAGTTCGTCCACAAATTTTAAGAGCCCTTTCTGTTTCCACTCTTAAGGAAAGGATGCAGGGTTGTGGTTTTATTTCTGAACTTGATGTACAGAAAAATGGATTTTTAGGTATGATTGCACGTATGGCTGGAGTTAGTGATGATCTAAGAATAGGCCATCCTGATTATCCTGGTTGGACCGCTTTACCGTTACAAGAAGAACACCATCATTATAATGGTGATGTTTGGGCTCGTATGTACATTCGTTATACGGAAATTGAACAATCCTTAAATTGGATCGAAACCCATCTGAATGATTTGGATTGGGACTCTTTATGGTCAGAAAAAGATTCTGCTGTTGGAAATCAAAGTTGGAAAGAATGGAAACCGAAACCTGGAATTTATACGGCCGCTGTCGAAGCATGGCGTGGCCCACTCCTAGTATCTTTAGATTTTGATGCAGAAGGATTTGTAAAAAATTCTTATATTCGGGATCCATCGGTTCTCAATTGGCATGCACTGGAGTTGGCAGTTCGCGGAGAACAAGTCGGTGATTTTCCACTAAACAATAAATCGTTTAATCTTAGTTATGTTGGGTTTGATTTATGA
- a CDS encoding adenylate/guanylate cyclase domain-containing protein: MDLEKEEIVRVLVLEPQRKSYDTISQLLLEWFGDYIELTWRSVFENGAEEIKKNQYDLLITEIQFPELEDSLESVLEMIMDLSGPSELPVVVFTKAEGKQLPIHAFQLGINEYFSKRRLKKNVLEHRFRNLFREIYRKKVVSIQMDDSLKRFQDLYGMNQSEIQDLNTMVKKFKKELEKEYEEKLNLETEKKKMQNVFGMYVDPIIVESLMNNTLSLDQKGKEQEVSVLFSDIRGYTTLSEKMKPEQVISFLNEYFTAMTEVILGYGGMIDKYIGDSIMCLFGAPVFQEDHRQNALDCAVEMVQVFELWQPKWQQIYGFTPQIGIGLASGKAIVGNVGSFQKLSYTAVGDTVNMASRLESIAKPMQVYVSEGLYNFLPEDYANKYRYEELEPVKIKGKEGLHRILSVKPL; the protein is encoded by the coding sequence GTGGATTTAGAAAAAGAAGAAATCGTTCGTGTCCTGGTCCTAGAACCTCAACGGAAATCGTATGATACGATTTCCCAACTACTTCTTGAGTGGTTTGGAGATTATATCGAACTCACTTGGCGCTCCGTTTTTGAAAACGGAGCCGAGGAAATCAAAAAAAATCAATATGATCTTTTGATTACCGAAATCCAATTTCCTGAATTAGAAGATTCACTTGAATCTGTATTAGAAATGATTATGGATCTCTCTGGTCCATCAGAACTTCCTGTGGTTGTGTTTACCAAAGCCGAAGGAAAACAACTACCCATTCATGCCTTCCAATTGGGAATTAACGAATATTTCAGCAAACGTCGGTTAAAGAAAAATGTTCTAGAACATAGATTTAGAAATTTATTTAGAGAAATCTATCGTAAAAAAGTAGTGTCCATTCAAATGGATGATAGTCTGAAACGATTCCAAGATTTATATGGAATGAACCAATCGGAAATTCAAGATTTGAATACGATGGTGAAAAAGTTTAAAAAAGAATTAGAAAAAGAATACGAAGAAAAATTAAACTTAGAAACAGAAAAAAAGAAAATGCAAAACGTTTTCGGAATGTATGTTGATCCCATCATAGTAGAAAGTTTGATGAACAACACTCTTTCTTTGGATCAAAAGGGAAAGGAACAGGAAGTATCTGTATTGTTTTCTGATATTCGAGGTTATACGACCTTATCTGAAAAAATGAAACCAGAACAAGTCATCTCTTTTCTCAATGAATACTTTACCGCAATGACAGAAGTCATTTTAGGATATGGCGGGATGATCGATAAATACATTGGTGATTCCATTATGTGTTTGTTTGGTGCTCCAGTTTTCCAAGAGGATCACAGACAGAATGCCTTAGACTGCGCAGTAGAAATGGTACAAGTGTTTGAACTTTGGCAACCGAAATGGCAACAAATTTATGGATTCACACCGCAAATTGGAATTGGTTTGGCATCGGGAAAGGCCATTGTTGGGAATGTGGGATCGTTCCAAAAACTTTCTTATACGGCAGTGGGGGATACCGTCAATATGGCAAGCCGATTGGAGTCCATTGCAAAACCGATGCAAGTATATGTATCGGAAGGTTTATATAATTTCCTACCAGAAGACTATGCCAATAAATATCGTTATGAAGAATTGGAACCTGTAAAAATCAAAGGAAAAGAAGGGTTACACCGAATTCTCAGTGTAAAACCCCTCTAA
- a CDS encoding class I SAM-dependent RNA methyltransferase, whose amino-acid sequence MDKVIVESLDSDFSGIVTAPNGKKVNVFFAYPGDELHVEYVKRRPRQRSLRIQETIRNHDWKLVECDVFGECGGCTGQHIDYKKQLELKFSPILEGFQKDLGINITPLPSEQIYEYRSRMDFSVFPGPIIGQRQRGNFRKVVPITTCSIQSDWANKALKDVQSVLNQMPEIIWDRRSEEGGLKYLTIRKAQNTEDGILIFTFTDGYESHPSMDAFRNLCLQSLSQNSLLFCYNRPKSEVSASGRPEVLRGKSTFTEIVLGQSFQIPFDSFFQPNPKGFLPILSFIKDRLPKVGSNLIDLFCGNGFFSLLYGESFENVDGYELTESSIAIASQTFEERYPNQSHSFQIANLFMSTDLLKAKENATLILDPPRAGAGKLVCQWIRDFGPESIFYVSCNPYSQKEDIAIFQSEYEFVDGILIDPYPHTPHTESVLYFRRKPR is encoded by the coding sequence TTGGATAAAGTCATTGTTGAAAGTTTAGATTCTGACTTTTCCGGAATCGTCACCGCACCTAACGGAAAAAAGGTGAATGTTTTTTTTGCCTACCCTGGAGACGAACTCCATGTGGAGTATGTCAAACGGAGGCCAAGACAAAGGTCTTTGCGCATTCAAGAAACCATTCGAAATCATGACTGGAAATTGGTAGAATGTGATGTGTTTGGAGAGTGCGGTGGATGCACAGGACAACACATCGATTACAAAAAACAATTAGAACTCAAATTTTCACCCATCCTAGAAGGATTCCAAAAAGATTTAGGAATCAACATCACCCCTCTTCCTTCTGAACAAATTTATGAATACAGGTCTCGGATGGATTTTTCTGTATTTCCGGGGCCGATCATCGGACAAAGGCAAAGGGGAAATTTTAGAAAAGTCGTACCCATCACAACTTGTTCCATCCAATCCGATTGGGCCAACAAAGCTTTAAAAGACGTACAATCTGTACTCAACCAAATGCCAGAAATTATTTGGGATCGAAGGTCTGAAGAAGGAGGATTGAAATACCTCACCATTCGTAAGGCACAAAATACGGAAGATGGAATTTTAATTTTTACCTTTACCGATGGATATGAATCACATCCGAGTATGGATGCATTTCGGAATCTATGTTTGCAGTCTTTATCACAGAACTCTCTACTTTTTTGTTACAACAGGCCTAAGTCAGAAGTTTCCGCCTCAGGTAGGCCAGAAGTTTTACGAGGTAAATCCACTTTTACCGAAATTGTCCTTGGGCAATCCTTTCAAATTCCTTTTGATTCTTTTTTCCAACCAAACCCCAAAGGTTTTTTACCTATTTTATCTTTCATCAAAGATCGATTGCCGAAAGTGGGTTCTAATCTAATTGATTTATTCTGCGGAAACGGCTTCTTTTCTTTGTTATACGGGGAATCTTTTGAAAATGTAGACGGGTATGAACTAACAGAATCATCTATTGCCATTGCTTCTCAAACTTTTGAAGAACGTTATCCAAACCAATCTCACTCTTTCCAAATCGCCAATTTGTTTATGTCCACGGATCTTTTAAAGGCAAAAGAAAATGCAACGCTGATTTTGGACCCTCCTCGAGCGGGGGCAGGAAAACTGGTTTGCCAATGGATTCGCGATTTCGGGCCGGAGTCCATTTTCTATGTCTCCTGTAATCCTTATTCCCAAAAGGAAGATATCGCCATCTTTCAAAGTGAATATGAGTTTGTGGATGGAATCTTAATTGATCCCTACCCACACACTCCTCATACAGAATCCGTGCTTTACTTTCGCAGGAAACCACGATAA
- a CDS encoding hydrogenase-4 subunit G, whose translation MNFLYELKSFFFPKNVLNFNTASPVHPTSRGIPVPTTKLREGSGSLTRSAEACPTKAIRILSDSEVQFDYGRCLQCGICTENSDGKLRDSGFIYTFALSREELKVTYISGRMEKVSELPISLTESQKRFQELTKKRGFLYREVAAAGNNTVESELNASFNSVFDSEREGVRCVASPKHADAIVFSGPVGKNMAAPLTTAWEVMAEPKALIACGTEAVSGGLFPQGKLPKEPDLFISGDPPRPDVILQGFRLLMGRFSFRFQEALHKILENEK comes from the coding sequence ATGAATTTCCTATATGAGTTAAAAAGCTTCTTCTTTCCAAAGAATGTATTAAATTTTAATACTGCCTCACCTGTCCATCCAACAAGCCGTGGTATTCCTGTTCCTACGACAAAGTTACGAGAGGGAAGTGGTTCTTTAACTCGAAGTGCGGAAGCCTGTCCTACAAAGGCGATCCGGATTCTATCTGATTCCGAAGTTCAGTTTGATTATGGCAGATGCCTTCAATGCGGAATTTGTACAGAAAACTCGGATGGCAAACTCCGTGACTCTGGGTTTATCTATACCTTTGCTTTAAGTCGGGAGGAATTGAAAGTCACATACATTTCCGGTAGAATGGAAAAGGTAAGTGAGTTACCAATTTCATTAACTGAAAGTCAAAAGCGATTCCAAGAATTAACTAAAAAACGGGGATTCCTATATAGAGAAGTAGCTGCTGCAGGGAATAACACTGTGGAATCGGAACTCAATGCTTCCTTCAATTCCGTTTTTGACTCGGAACGAGAAGGGGTTCGTTGTGTGGCCAGTCCTAAACATGCTGACGCGATTGTGTTTTCGGGTCCTGTAGGAAAAAATATGGCGGCACCACTGACCACTGCTTGGGAAGTGATGGCCGAACCTAAGGCTCTCATTGCATGCGGAACTGAAGCGGTGAGTGGGGGACTTTTTCCGCAAGGGAAACTTCCTAAGGAACCAGACCTCTTTATTTCAGGAGATCCCCCAAGACCCGACGTGATTTTGCAAGGTTTTCGTCTTTTAATGGGAAGATTTTCCTTCCGGTTTCAAGAGGCGCTTCACAAAATTTTAGAGAATGAAAAATAA